GTGGTGCCCTCATGAATACCGACGTGCTGGTGGTCGGGGCCGGACCCACCGGATTGACGGCCGCCGGCGACCTGGCCCGGGCGGGCCGGTCGGTGATCGTGCTGGAGCGCCGCCCGACGGTCCACCCGTCCAGCCGCGCGTTCGCCACCATGGCCCGCACCCTGGAACTTCTCGACAGCCGCGGGTTGGCCGAGGATCTCCTGGCTCATGCCCACCGCACGCCGGGCGTGACCATTTTCGGCGGTGCCCGCATCGATATGACTCACCTCGACTCGGCGTATCCCTTCGCGATGATCACGCCGCAGACCAATATCGATGCGGCCCTTGCCCGTTATGCGACGGCGCACGGTGCCGATGTGCGGCGCGGATGCGAGGTGGTCGAGCTGGTGCAGGACGGCGACGGCGTCTCGGTGACCGCGCGGTCGGTTGCCGATGGCAGTGTCACGTCGTTTCGGGCCCGGTATGTGATCGGCGCCGACGGCGCGCACAGCACGGTGCGGCACCTGCTCGGCGCCGAGTTTCCGGGCAAGACCATCCTGGCCTCGATCGTGCTGGCCGATGTGAAACTCGCAGACGGGCCGTCCGGTGATGGCCTGGCACTGCACAGCACACGGGAGGTGTTCGCCTTCCTCGCCCCGTACGGTGACGGCCGGTGGTACCGGACGATGCTGTGGGACCGCGCGTTTCAGGTATCCGACGATGTGCCGGTGGACACCGCCGAGATCGTCGATGTGCTGCGGCGGGCCATGGGCACCGATCCGGGGGTTGTCGAGGTGGGGTGGCATTCCCGATTCCATTGCGACGAACGGCAAGTCGAGCAGTACCGGCACGGGCGGGTGTTCCTGGCCGGGGATGCCGCGCATGTGCACTCCCCCATGGGTGGGCAGGGCATGAACACCGGGATCCAGGACGCGGCGAATCTGGCGTGGAAGCTCGATGCTGCGCTGGGTGGTGCGCCCGACGCGGTGCTCGACAGTTATCAGACCGAACGCCATCCCATCGGCACGCGGGTGCTGCGCCAGTCCGGCCTGATGGCGCGTGGTGTGACGTTGCATCCGCGACTGGCACGCGGATTGCGTAATCTGCTTGCGCCACGGCTGCTTCGGATCCCGGCTGTCCGGGACGCGGTGGCGGGCAGCTTCTCCGGTATCGGCTTGCGGTACGGACGATCCGGCACCCGCGCCGTGCAGATTCCCCTGGTGACGGGCCGGCTCACCGAGCTGCAACGCAGGCCGGGATTCGTCCTGGTGCGCGAACATGGGGCGGGGTTGTTGGATGCCTCCGTTGTGTTACAGGCCGAACGTGCCGACGACGGGCCCGCGGTGCTGGTCCGCCCCGATGGTTATCAGGCGTGGATCGGATCGTCGGCGGACCGGGACGCGTGGGGAGCCGTACTGCAGCAGTGGACGGGAGTAGCCGACAACGTCGGAACTTGTCGGACCCCGGTGCGATAATGATGTCATGCCGCCTCCGACAACACCTTTCGCGGAGAATTACGTTGAGCCTCGGCTGGATGTGCTGTTCGAGGAGATCGCCGAGCTGACCGGCCAGCGCAATGCGATCGACGGCCGGTTGGTGGAGATCATCGCCGAGATCGACGGCAGAGGTACGGCCGACGGCAACGCGCTGTGGGGTGCCACCGGATGCCGGTCGATCGAAGCGCTGGTGGCCTGGAAAGCCGGTGTCACCCCGCGCCGGGCCGAGACCATGGTCGCCGTCGCGCACCGCATCGACGAATTGCCGCGCTGCACCCAGGGATTGCGCGAAGGGCGGGTGTCCCTCGATCAGATCGGGGTCATCGCCGAACAGGCTGCCGCAGGTTGCGACGATCACTACGCCAATCTGGTGCAGGTCGCCACGGTCACCCAACTGCGGACCGCGGTCAAACAGGAACCCCGGCCCGAACCGGACCGCAAGCCAGAGCCCAAGCGTTCGTTCTCCTCGGTCGATGGCGACGGCTACACCACCTACAAGATTCGGCTGCCCAAGCTGGAGGCCGCGAAGTTCGACGCCGCGGTCGCCTCGCACAAGGACGCACTGGTCGCGGACTGGCGACGCGATCACGACGCCGGCGACAGCGACGACGAGCAGCCCGGTGCGCAGACCTCCGAGCAGGCACCACCGTTCCCGGACACCACCGATGCCTTCATGAGCCTGGTCGAAGCCGGCTGGGACACCGACGCCGCAGCCCGCCCACACGGAGCCCACACCACAGTGGTGATGCATCTGGACGTCGAAAAGCGCATCGCCGCGCTGCATCTGGGAGCCGCCCTCACCGACGCCGACCGCCGCTACCTCTTGTGCGACGCCACCTGCGAGGTCTGGTTCGAACGCCACGGCACCCCGATCGGGGCCGGGCGGACCACCCGCACCATCAGCCGCCGCCTGCGCCGCGCCCTGGAGTACCGGGACAAGACCTGTGTGGTGCCCGGCTGCGGGGCCACCCGCGGCCTGCACGCCCATCACCTCGTGCACTGGGAGAACGGCGGACCCACCGACCTCTCGAACCTGGTGCTGCTCTGCCCTTTCCATCACCGGCTGCACCATAAAGGCGACATCACCCTCACCGGCCCCGCCGACAAACTCGTCGTCACCGACAGCGACGGCGACCCCATGACCGGCGCCGCCCTCGCCCGACCACCCACCACAGCCCCACCCGACGTCCCGCCGTGCAGAGGACCACTCGGCGAACGAGCTCAATGGTGGTGGTACACACCCTTCGACCCGAATTCACCGCTGGCACTCAACTAGCTGTGCGGCGCAACCTCTTACGAGGTTGGATGCGCGAGGCTCAGCTGGTCACTGCCGCAGATGCCACGGGCAGAACGCCGCGGCAGCCCCGAACACCATGAACGTCGCCTTCTCCACCGGGATGGCGTCGGCCGTCATCAGCTTCATCGTGGCCTGCTGCCAGGTGTAGCGGTCGTCATCCATGGCCGTACAGACCGCCATACCGGCGGTGATCATTTCCTTGCGGCCCGGATAGAAGTCGTCGATGTCCCGACTGTGCATGAACTGCACGAAGGCGTACTCGGCTTCGGAATCCGCGAGCGCAGGCACCGGCGGCACCACGGCGCCGACAGCCAACGCAGCGAGGCCCGCGGCGGCGAGCTTGCGGAACATATTTATCCCCCGAGTCAAAATGAGCTAGCAGCACTCTAGCGGCTGCGGGGCTTTGCTGGGTAACTACCCGTGACATAAATCCGCCGAGTTGTAGCCGTCCGACGCTAAACGGGGTCCGGCAAAGCGCCCCAAGGGCGGTCTAACCGCTCCGGCGGGCCTGGCGGGTGACCACAGACCGCCCGAGGACGGGCTCCAGCAGTCCCGGGAGCTTGTTGTCCACGGCATGCGGTATTGCGTTCACGATCGCCTGGGCGGTGAACACCAGAGAGGGATTGGCACGCTCGCCGGGCCCGTCCTCGAAGGCCACCTGCAGGCGCAGGCTGGGCCGCCCCTCGATGCGGTGCACCATCCCGGCGCCACCTTCGGGCGCGGGCCACGAATCGGGCCACGGCGTGGTCGATACCGTGGCGAAGTACTGGACGGCCACCACCGGGACGCCGTCGACCACACCGGCCAGCTTCCACCGATGCCCGCATATGGTGCCTGCCGGGATCACGGCGAGCGCCGTCGACAGGTCGTGCGGCGCGAGCAGGGTCTCCCATTCCAGGTCGATGTCGTCGAGTTCGAGGCCCAGCGCATCGGCGATGTAGTGGACCACCGCTTCCCAGTCGTGGCGCACCTTTCCGGACGCGATGCGCGCCGGGACATGTCCGTCGGGCTTACCGAACCCCATCGACTCGTGCAGCACGTCCCAGATCGGATACACCAGATCCAGGCCCACCGCGTACTCGTCCATGCGGTAGCTGTCGACCTGCCCGGCACCGGCCAGGATGGCGACCGGGAGGTTCAAGCTGATCAGGCCGGGTTCGCATCCCGATGCGTAGAACGTCGATCCGCCTTCCTGACAAGCGGATTCGAGTAGCGAGCGCCACCGCTGCGGTGCGCTCTGCGGGTACACCATGGGGATCGTCGAGATGGTGACGACGTTGATGCCGTGCCGCAGCAGCTGTGCTATCTCGCTGTAGGCGTCCTCCTCGCGGCCGACCGCGGTCCGGCAATAGGCGACGCAGTCTGGCCGCTGCCGGAGCACAGCGTCGAAGTCACCGTGGGCGAGCACCCCGGTGTCGCCGCGTCCACAGATGCTGCCCGCGTCCTCGCCGACCTTGTCCGGGGAGGACACCAGCAGGCCTGCCAGTTCGATGTCCGGGTCGTCGATCAGTCCACGCAGCGCTTCGCGCCCGGTGAGGCCGGTTCCGGCATGAACCACCGTGTACGTCATGCGATCCTCCTCGATTGGTGGAAACCTACGTTCCTGACCGCGCTGACGTCCAGCCTCTGGTGCATTGCAGCTAATTCAGGCGGCAACGAAATGCGGTCGTTATTACGCAGAACACCGCCGCTCCTCTGCTTTCGCAACGATTTGCTGGGCATTTGCAGCCGCGAAGACCGCTGTGAGCAGCACGAGAGTGTCGGGGCGATCGCGGTTTGACGGACCGGCGGATCCCCTAGGTTGTGCCCATGGTTCGTGCGGCCGGACACCATCCGAGTCTGAGGCGGTTGCGCAAGTCCCGGGTGCGCGAGTACCGGGGCGGCTGGGCGCTGGTCACGGGCGCGGCCCGCGACGTCGGTCTGGGGTATGCGTTCGCCCGGCAGCTGGCGGCCGAGGGGC
This region of Mycolicibacterium diernhoferi genomic DNA includes:
- a CDS encoding HNH endonuclease signature motif containing protein, coding for MPPPTTPFAENYVEPRLDVLFEEIAELTGQRNAIDGRLVEIIAEIDGRGTADGNALWGATGCRSIEALVAWKAGVTPRRAETMVAVAHRIDELPRCTQGLREGRVSLDQIGVIAEQAAAGCDDHYANLVQVATVTQLRTAVKQEPRPEPDRKPEPKRSFSSVDGDGYTTYKIRLPKLEAAKFDAAVASHKDALVADWRRDHDAGDSDDEQPGAQTSEQAPPFPDTTDAFMSLVEAGWDTDAAARPHGAHTTVVMHLDVEKRIAALHLGAALTDADRRYLLCDATCEVWFERHGTPIGAGRTTRTISRRLRRALEYRDKTCVVPGCGATRGLHAHHLVHWENGGPTDLSNLVLLCPFHHRLHHKGDITLTGPADKLVVTDSDGDPMTGAALARPPTTAPPDVPPCRGPLGERAQWWWYTPFDPNSPLALN
- a CDS encoding DUF732 domain-containing protein, whose amino-acid sequence is MFRKLAAAGLAALAVGAVVPPVPALADSEAEYAFVQFMHSRDIDDFYPGRKEMITAGMAVCTAMDDDRYTWQQATMKLMTADAIPVEKATFMVFGAAAAFCPWHLRQ
- a CDS encoding FAD-dependent oxidoreductase, translated to MNTDVLVVGAGPTGLTAAGDLARAGRSVIVLERRPTVHPSSRAFATMARTLELLDSRGLAEDLLAHAHRTPGVTIFGGARIDMTHLDSAYPFAMITPQTNIDAALARYATAHGADVRRGCEVVELVQDGDGVSVTARSVADGSVTSFRARYVIGADGAHSTVRHLLGAEFPGKTILASIVLADVKLADGPSGDGLALHSTREVFAFLAPYGDGRWYRTMLWDRAFQVSDDVPVDTAEIVDVLRRAMGTDPGVVEVGWHSRFHCDERQVEQYRHGRVFLAGDAAHVHSPMGGQGMNTGIQDAANLAWKLDAALGGAPDAVLDSYQTERHPIGTRVLRQSGLMARGVTLHPRLARGLRNLLAPRLLRIPAVRDAVAGSFSGIGLRYGRSGTRAVQIPLVTGRLTELQRRPGFVLVREHGAGLLDASVVLQAERADDGPAVLVRPDGYQAWIGSSADRDAWGAVLQQWTGVADNVGTCRTPVR
- a CDS encoding dihydrodipicolinate reductase, whose amino-acid sequence is MTYTVVHAGTGLTGREALRGLIDDPDIELAGLLVSSPDKVGEDAGSICGRGDTGVLAHGDFDAVLRQRPDCVAYCRTAVGREEDAYSEIAQLLRHGINVVTISTIPMVYPQSAPQRWRSLLESACQEGGSTFYASGCEPGLISLNLPVAILAGAGQVDSYRMDEYAVGLDLVYPIWDVLHESMGFGKPDGHVPARIASGKVRHDWEAVVHYIADALGLELDDIDLEWETLLAPHDLSTALAVIPAGTICGHRWKLAGVVDGVPVVAVQYFATVSTTPWPDSWPAPEGGAGMVHRIEGRPSLRLQVAFEDGPGERANPSLVFTAQAIVNAIPHAVDNKLPGLLEPVLGRSVVTRQARRSG